CCTCAAGCGCTCGCAGTATGCTCCACGATAGCGTCGATAATGACGGGCCAATCCAGGGGGTGCAATTCGTGGCCGGCACCGGGAAGTGTGCGCAGACGGGAATTTCGCAGCGCAGCATTCAGGGCAAGCCCATGCGCGTACGGAAGCACGGGGTCCTCT
This genomic stretch from Clostridia bacterium harbors:
- a CDS encoding alpha/beta hydrolase; this encodes FIRGLAQEDWDRTPNPLTPFNHACLRDPTGWTDRLDEIHAPALIVHGTEDPVLPYAHGLALNAALRNSRLRTLPGAGHELHPLDWPVIIDAIVEHTASA